The proteins below come from a single Papaver somniferum cultivar HN1 chromosome 11, ASM357369v1, whole genome shotgun sequence genomic window:
- the LOC113322321 gene encoding glycosyltransferase-like At2g41451: MAGGGVYSSARPSASSSTSLSSTQQSFITRLLLLLTLLPLTLAAFAFVLQWRGGLINDPTTRWSPDKYQFPGGMGTSNPPLDNVQSSSSSDCFQLLSRSASPSFPYYRDWKLNFDPNLKPKICITTSTSADLEQILPWIFYHKVIGVTTFFLFVEGKAASPNVTAVLESIPGLKLIYRTRELEEKQARSRIWNETWLSSFFYKPCNYELFVKQSLNMDMAIVMARDADVDWIIHLDTDELLHPAGAREYSLRQLLSDVPRNVDMVIFPNYESSVERDDIKEPFTEVSMFKKNYDHLPKDTYFGMYKEAIRSNPNYFLTYGNGKSAARIQDHLRPNGAHRWHNYMKTPNEIKLEEAAVLHYTYPKFSDLVARRDRCSCKPTTEDVKRCFMLEFDRLAFIIASTGTTEEMRNWYREHVVWTDKSQNLRLLRKGVLTRIYTPMSIVKGLREAGVFRSVIQSAILLKSSNSSRGATGSGEISIRKMGGRKEESKGTARKVLEMEHGGYHAAAVGPQSPPGMVDIHLE, encoded by the exons ATGGCTGGTGGTGGTGTTTACAGTTCCGCTAGACCATCTGCTTCTTCATCTACATCTCTTTCATCAACACAACAAAGCTTTATTACTCGGTTATTATTACTACTCACACTGCTTCCATTAACCCTAGCAGCTTTTGCATTTGTTCTTCAATGGAGAGGTGGTTTAATCAACGATCCAACTACACGTTGGTCTCCTGATAAATATCAATTCCCTGGTGGAATGGGAACTTCAAATCCTCCATTAGATAAtgttcaatcttcttcttcttcagattgTTTTCAACTTCTTAGTCGAAGTGCTTCACCTTCATTTCCATATTATCGTGATTGGAAACTGAATTTTGATCcaaatcttaaaccaaaa ATATGTATCACGACAAGTACCTCAGCAGACCTAGAGCAGATTCTGCCATGGATCTTTTATCATAAAGTTATTGGGGTTACAACCTTCTTTCTATTTGTGGAGGGAAAAGCTGCGTCTCCTAATGTTACCGCTGTCTTGGAATCCATTCCT GGATTGAAATTAATATACAGAACAAGAGAGCTGGAGGAGAAACAAGCCAGAAG TCGGATTTGGAATGAGACGTGGCTGTCAAGCTTCTTCTACAAGCCGTGTAATTATGAGCTATTTGTGAAGCAGTCCCTCAATATGGACATGGCTATTGTCATGGCTAGG GATGCTGACGTGGATTGGATCATACATCTCGACACTGATGAGTTGTTACATCCAGCAGGTGCCCGGGAGTATTCTCTGAGGCAATTGCTCTCTGATGTACCTAGGAATGTGGATATGGTTATATTTCCAAATTAT GAAAGTAGCGTTGAACGAGATGACATAAAGGAACCATTCACTGAG GTGTCCATGTTCAAGAAAAATTATGACCATCTTCCGAAAGATACATATTTTGGCATGTATAAAGAAGCAATACGTAGCAACCCAAATTACTTTTTAACTTATGGAAATGGGAAATCGGCTGCtcggattcaagatcatctccgTCCTAATGGTGCACATAGATGGCACAACTACATGAAGACTCCAAA TGAAATCAAGTTGGAGGAGGCAGCTGTTTTGCATTACACAtaccctaaattttctgatttggttGCTAGACGTGATCGTTGTAGCTGCAAGCCTACAACTGAGGATGTCAAAAGATGCTTCATGTTGGAGTTCGACAGATTA GCTTTTATAATTGCTTCGACTGGTACAACGGAAGAAATGCGAAACTG GTATCGCGAGCACGTTGTGTGGACAGATAAATCACAAAACCTAAGACTTCTCAGGAAAGGCGTATTGACCCGAATATATACTCCAATG TCCATCGTGAAAGGGTTGAGAGAAGCTGGTGTGTTCAGATCAGTGATCCAGTCTGCAATTTTATTGAAGAGCAGCAATTCTTCTAGAGGCGCCACTGGATCAGGAGAAATTTCTATAAGAAAGATGGGTGGCAGGAAAGAAGAGTCCAAGGGAACTGCAAGAAAGGTTTTGGAGATGGAACATGGTGGTTATCATGCTGCAGCAGTTGGACCACAGTCTCCACCTGGAATGGTAGATATTCACTTAGAGTGA